The following proteins are co-located in the Apium graveolens cultivar Ventura chromosome 5, ASM990537v1, whole genome shotgun sequence genome:
- the LOC141725079 gene encoding chaperone protein dnaJ 16-like, translating into MPKAEKNGGGQEAKKMLRRDPYEVLAVSRNSTDQEIKTAYRKLALKYHPDKNANDPKAADIFKEVTFSYNILSDPDKRRQFDTAGFEAVESDNQELELDLSSLGAFNTIFAALFSKLGVPIKTTVSTSVLEEALSGAVPIRPLPLGQTVSRKVEKQSAHFYSVTVTETEAEAGIVCRVQSSDKSKFKLLYFDKEGSTGLSLALQEDCTKTGKVTAAGMYFLGFPTYRLDQTLNSMAAAKDPDTAFFKKLDGFHPCEITELKAGTHVFAVYGDNFFKSVNYSMEVLCAAPFSEEKEKLRAVEAQILSKRVDISKFESEYREVLAQFTEMTSRYAQEMQSIDKLLKQRSDIHSSYRVDPPMKRSASRSKSSKGASKQGGEDGHGRDKKPSTRDRPKKKKWFKIHLKADKRKPC; encoded by the exons ATGCCAAAAGCAGAGAAAAATGGTGGTGGACAAGAAGCTAAGAAAATGCTTAGAAGAGACCCTTATGAGGTTCTTGCAGTTTCAAGAAACTCTACTGATCAAGAAATCAAAACTGCATATCGAAAACTCGCTTTAAA ATATCATCCTGACAAGAATGCAAATGATCCCAAGGCAGCTGATATATTTAAGGAGGTGACTTTTTCCTACAATATATTGTCAGATCCAGATAAAAGACGTCAGTTTGACACTGCTGGTTTTGAG GCCGTGGAATCTGATAACCAAGAGTTGGAGTTAGACCTGTCAAGTTTGGGAGCTTTTAATACTATTTTTGCTGCTCTGTTCAG TAAACTTGGTGTCCCGATAAAAACCACCGTCTCAACCAGTGTACTTGAGGAGGCGCTAAGTGGTGCAGTGCCAATTCGTCCTCTGCCTCTTGGCCAAACTGTGTCTAGAAAG GTTGAAAAGCAATCTGCTCACTTCTATTCAGTCACAGTCACAGAAACTGAAGCAGAGGCTGGGATAGTGTGTCGAGTACAATCATCCGATAAAAGCAAATTTAAG CTATTGTATTTTGATAAAGAAGGGAGTACTGGACTAAGCCTTGCTTTGCAG GAGGACTGCACAAAAACTGGAAAAGTTACAGCGGCTGGAATGtactttcttgggtttcctaccTATAGATTGGATCAAACATTAAATTCA ATGGCAGCTGCAAAAGATCCTGATACTGCTTTTTTCAAAAAGCTGGATGGATTTCATCCATGTGAGATAACGGAACTAAAAGCAGGAACTCATGTGTTTGCCGTATATG GTGACAATTTTTTTAAAAGTGTGAATTACAGTATGGAAGTTCTTTGTGCTGCACCTTTCTCAGAAGAAAAAGAGAAACTTAGAGCTGTCGAAGCCCAAATTTTATCAAAAAGAGTGGACATTTCAAAGTTTGAATCTGAATACAGAGAG GTTCTAGCACAATTTACGGAGATGACAAGTAGATATGCGCAAGAAATGCAGTCA ATCGACAAGCTTCTCAAGCAGAGAAGTGACATACATTCATCTTACAGAGTTGATCCACCAATGAAGCGTAGTGCTAGTAGAAGCAAGAGTAGTAAGGGTGCTTCTAAGCAGGGTGGAGAAGATGGGCATGGGAGAGACAAGAAGCCGTCAACGAGGGACAGACCAAAAAAGAAAAAATGGTTCAAAATTCACTTGAAGGCAGACAAGAGAAAACCATGCTAA